The proteins below are encoded in one region of Oncorhynchus kisutch isolate 150728-3 linkage group LG14, Okis_V2, whole genome shotgun sequence:
- the gjb9a gene encoding gap junction protein beta 9a codes for MNWSALESLLSGVNKYSTVFGRVWLSMVFVFRVMVFVVAAQRVWGDESKDFVCNTRQPGCTNVCYDSIFPISHIRLWALQLIFVTCPSLMVMAHVKYREGKDSKYASQHQGSHLYANPGKKRGGLWWTYLVSLIFKAVVDAAFLYILYYIYHGYDMPRLSKCALEPCPNTVDCYISRPTEKKIFTIFMVVSSAICIFMCILEMFYLLGKRLQKLLKVRQANKRLLFAECHEVTNIALPRSSYIRVDPTIGSQQNISRQKKAEEAADTSL; via the coding sequence ATGAACTGGTCAGCACTAGAGAGCCTACTCAGCGGGGTCAACAAGTACTCCACTGTGTTTGGCCgtgtgtggctgtccatggtgTTTGTGTTCCGTGTCATGGTGTTCGTGGTTGCCGCCCAGCGTGTGTGGGGAGACGAGAGCAAGGACTTTGTGTGCAACACCAGGCAGCCCGGCTGCACCAACGTCTGTTATGACAGCATCTTCCCCATCTCACACATCCGCCTGTGGGCCCTCCAGCTCATCTTCGTCACCTGTCCATCTCTCATGGTCATGGCTCACGTCAAGTATCGTGAGGGGAAGGATTCAAAGTACGCTTCCCAGCACCAGGGCTCTCACCTGTACGCCAACCCAGGGAAGAAACGTGGAGGCCTGTGGTGGACCTACCTGGTCAGCCTGATCTTCAAGGCCGTGGTTGACGCAGCCTTCCTTTACATTCTCTACTACATCTACCATGGCTATGACATGCCACGTCTCTCCAAGTGTGCCCTGGAGCCTTGCCCAAACACAGTGGACTGCTACATATCCAGGCCCACGGAGAAGAAGATCTTCACCATCTTCATGGTGGTCTCCTCAGCCATCTGCATCTTCATGTGCATCCTGGAGATGTTCTATCTGTTGGGCAAGCGGTTACAGAAGCTGCTTAAAGTACGGCAGGCCAACAAGAGACTTCTCTTCGCTGAGTGCCATGAGGTGACCAACATCGCTCTGCCGAGGTCATCGTATATCAGGGTAGATCCAACTATTGGGAGCCAGCAGAACATCAGCAGACAGAAGAAGGCAGAGGAGGCTGCTGACACAAGTCTGTAG
- the ptp4a2a gene encoding protein tyrosine phosphatase type IVA 2a produces the protein MNRPAPVEISHDCMKFLITHNPTNSQLVKFIEDLKAFGVQTLVRVCDATYDKTPVEQEGITVVDWPFDDGSSPPEQVVDDWLNLLKCKFREEPGCCIAVHCVAGLGRAPVLVALALIECGMEYEDAVHFIRQKRRGAFNSKQLMYLENYKPKMRLRFKDANGQNCCIQ, from the exons ATGAATCGCCCCGCCCCTGTTGAGATCTCCCATGACTGTATGAAGTTTCTGATCACCCACAATCCCACCAACTCCCAGCTGgtgaagtttatagag GATCTGAAGGCTTTTGGAGTGCAGACACTGGTCAGAGTGTGTGATGCCACTTACGACAAAACCCCTGTGGAGCAGGAAGGCATCACTGTTGTG GATTGGCCCTTTGATGATGGTTCTTCACCCCCTGAACAAGTCGTTGATGACTGGCTCAACCTCCTGAAGTGTAAATTCAGAGAGGAACCCGGTTGTTGCATTGCAGTACATTGTGTGGCGGGGTTGGGTCG AGCCCCAGTCCTGGTAGCGTTGGCGTTGATTGAGTGTGGGATGGAGTATGAAGATGCTGTTCACTTTATAAGACA AAAGAGACGTGGAGCCTTCAACTCAAAACAACTAATGTACCTCGAAAACTACAAGCCCAAGATGCGTCTCCGCTTCAAAGATGCTAATGGACAAAATTGCTGCATTCAGTAA